In a genomic window of [Empedobacter] haloabium:
- the rph gene encoding ribonuclease PH — MTFETRPSGRAVDQLRALRLTRHYTKHAEGSVLIECGDTKVICTASIEEKVPGFLKGKGQGWMTAEYGMLPRSTHSRMDREAAKGKQSGRTQEIQRLIGRSLRAAFDLQAFGERTLHLDCDVIQADGGTRTASITGAMVAAYDAFSKLVERGLLPAVPVRHFVAAISVGVYQGMPVLDLDYVEDSACDTDMNVIMTEAGHFVEVQGTAEGAAFDRAAMNRLLDLAEGGIRDLIALQKQALGLAR, encoded by the coding sequence ATGACATTTGAAACCCGCCCCAGCGGCCGCGCCGTCGACCAACTGCGCGCGCTGCGCCTGACCCGTCACTACACCAAGCACGCGGAAGGCTCCGTGCTGATCGAATGCGGCGACACGAAAGTGATCTGCACCGCCAGCATCGAAGAGAAAGTGCCGGGCTTCCTGAAGGGGAAGGGGCAGGGCTGGATGACGGCCGAATACGGCATGCTGCCCCGCTCGACCCACTCGCGCATGGACCGTGAAGCCGCCAAGGGCAAGCAGAGCGGCCGCACCCAGGAGATCCAGCGCCTGATCGGCCGCTCGCTGCGCGCCGCCTTCGACCTGCAGGCCTTCGGCGAGCGCACCCTGCACCTGGACTGCGACGTGATCCAGGCCGACGGCGGTACCCGCACCGCCTCGATCACCGGCGCCATGGTGGCGGCATACGACGCGTTCTCCAAGCTGGTCGAGCGCGGCCTGCTGCCGGCCGTGCCGGTGCGCCATTTCGTCGCCGCGATCTCCGTCGGCGTCTACCAGGGCATGCCGGTGCTGGACCTGGACTACGTCGAGGACTCGGCCTGCGACACGGACATGAACGTGATCATGACGGAAGCGGGCCACTTCGTGGAAGTGCAGGGCACGGCCGAAGGCGCCGCGTTCGACCGCGCCGCGATGAACCGCCTGCTCGACCTGGCCGAGGGCGGCATCCGCGACCTGATCGCGCTGCAGAAGCAGGCGCTGGGGCTGGCGAGGTAA
- the hemW gene encoding radical SAM family heme chaperone HemW — translation MIPIKPVGVKTAPTRTIDAAAGVAAQYLQPGALNLAALPPLSLYIHWPWCVRKCPYCDFNSHEAKGEVPERQYLDALRADLEMALPLIWGRKIYTVFIGGGTPSLMSAAGLDRLMSDLRTLLPLDGAAEITMEANPGTFEAEKFRSYRASGINRLSIGIQSFNSHHLQALGRIHDAGEARRAVEIAQANFDNFNLDLMYALPGQTLAEARADLETALSYQPPHLSLYHLTMEPNTVFAKYPPQLPDDDTSADMQDLIAQMTANAGYGHYEVSAYAKPGHRARHNLNYWQFGDYLGIGAGAHSKLSFPHRVLRQARYKQPKSYMEQVAAGTPVQEEREIGRDEMGFEFMLNALRLQEGFAPNLYAERTGLALNGIEKQLNAAEAKGLLYRDHTVIRPTELGQRFLNDLQEMFLL, via the coding sequence ATGATCCCCATCAAACCGGTCGGCGTGAAGACGGCGCCGACCCGCACCATCGATGCCGCTGCCGGCGTCGCCGCCCAATACCTGCAGCCGGGCGCGCTGAACCTGGCCGCGCTGCCGCCGCTGTCGTTGTACATCCACTGGCCGTGGTGCGTGCGCAAATGCCCTTACTGCGACTTCAATTCGCACGAGGCGAAGGGCGAGGTGCCCGAGCGGCAGTACCTGGACGCGCTGCGCGCCGACCTGGAGATGGCGCTGCCGTTGATCTGGGGCAGGAAGATCTACACGGTGTTCATCGGTGGCGGCACGCCCAGCCTGATGTCGGCGGCGGGGCTGGACCGCCTGATGTCGGACCTGCGCACCTTGCTGCCGCTGGACGGTGCGGCCGAGATCACGATGGAAGCCAATCCCGGCACCTTCGAAGCGGAGAAGTTCCGCAGCTACCGCGCCAGCGGCATCAACCGCCTGTCGATCGGCATCCAGAGCTTCAATTCGCACCACCTGCAGGCGCTGGGCCGCATCCACGATGCGGGCGAGGCACGTCGTGCCGTCGAGATCGCGCAGGCCAACTTCGACAACTTCAACCTCGACCTGATGTACGCGCTGCCGGGCCAGACCCTGGCCGAGGCGCGCGCGGACCTGGAGACGGCGCTGTCGTACCAGCCGCCGCACCTGTCGCTGTACCACCTGACGATGGAGCCGAACACGGTCTTCGCCAAGTACCCGCCGCAGCTGCCGGACGACGATACCAGCGCCGACATGCAGGACCTGATCGCCCAGATGACGGCAAACGCGGGCTACGGCCACTACGAAGTCTCGGCGTACGCGAAGCCGGGCCACCGCGCCCGCCACAACCTGAACTACTGGCAGTTCGGCGACTACCTGGGCATCGGCGCCGGCGCGCACTCGAAGCTGTCGTTCCCGCACCGCGTGCTGCGCCAGGCCCGCTACAAGCAGCCGAAGTCGTACATGGAGCAGGTCGCGGCCGGCACGCCGGTGCAGGAAGAGCGCGAGATCGGGCGCGACGAGATGGGCTTCGAGTTCATGCTGAACGCGCTGCGCCTGCAGGAAGGCTTCGCGCCCAACCTGTACGCCGAGCGCACCGGGCTGGCTTTGAACGGCATCGAGAAGCAGCTCAACGCGGCCGAGGCCAAGGGCCTGCTGTACCGCGACCATACCGTGATCCGGCCGACGGAACTGGGCCAGCGCTTCCTCAACGACTTGCAGGAGATGTTCCTGCTCTGA
- a CDS encoding protein phosphatase 2C domain-containing protein: MQFSVYQESHVGARKVNQDRMGYSFTRDALLLVLADGMGGHLRGEAAATVALQTISAVFQQQATPYVKGAERFLEEACMAAHREIHRYAALHRMPETPRTTVVVCLIQHNTATWAHCGDSRLYWLRDGRLLARTRDHSHIESLIEKGKVPPSARATHPDRNKLYNCLGAASAPKVELSRRASLQAGDTMLLCSDGLWAVLDEAELLDTLSTRPVVRAVPELLQAALRQGGASSDNVTGLAITWQGGPGLDDVPTEVMSTTITTEALPQDLHGSTIAGRSPDPGIDPFDEEQIEKAIAEIRGAIEKSSQLLK; the protein is encoded by the coding sequence ATGCAATTTTCCGTGTACCAGGAAAGCCACGTCGGCGCGCGCAAGGTCAACCAGGACCGCATGGGCTACAGCTTCACGCGCGATGCGCTGCTGCTGGTGCTGGCCGACGGCATGGGCGGCCACCTGCGCGGCGAGGCCGCGGCCACCGTGGCGTTGCAGACGATTTCCGCCGTGTTCCAGCAGCAGGCCACGCCTTACGTAAAGGGAGCGGAACGCTTCCTGGAGGAGGCCTGCATGGCGGCGCACCGCGAGATCCACCGCTACGCGGCGCTGCACCGGATGCCCGAGACGCCGCGCACCACCGTCGTCGTCTGCCTGATCCAGCACAACACGGCCACCTGGGCGCACTGCGGCGATTCGCGCCTGTACTGGCTGCGTGACGGCCGCCTGCTGGCGCGCACGCGCGACCACTCGCACATCGAAAGCCTGATCGAGAAGGGCAAGGTGCCGCCGTCGGCACGGGCCACGCACCCTGACCGTAACAAATTGTACAACTGCCTGGGCGCGGCCAGCGCGCCGAAGGTGGAGCTGTCGCGCCGCGCCAGCCTGCAGGCCGGCGACACGATGCTATTATGCTCGGACGGCCTGTGGGCCGTGCTGGACGAGGCGGAGCTGCTCGACACGCTGTCCACCCGCCCGGTCGTGCGCGCCGTGCCCGAGCTGTTGCAGGCCGCGCTGCGCCAGGGTGGCGCCAGCAGCGACAACGTGACAGGCCTGGCCATCACGTGGCAGGGCGGGCCGGGCCTCGACGACGTGCCGACGGAAGTGATGTCGACGACGATCACGACCGAGGCGCTGCCGCAGGACCTGCACGGCTCGACGATCGCGGGCCGCTCGCCCGATCCAGGCATCGATCCGTTCGACGAGGAACAGATCGAGAAGGCCATCGCCGAGATCCGCGGGGCCATCGAAAAATCATCCCAGCTACTGAAATAG
- a CDS encoding serine/threonine-protein kinase: MAAQNNAPLPDGMALAGYRIVKKIASGGFSIVYLAYDGDGNAVAIKEYLPSALALRQEGELAPAVSKSNLPVFRIGLKCFFEEGRALARIAHPNVVRVLNFFRANDTVYMVMAYESGHSLQEHIGRQRARGRPIGEAFIRQIFTQVLKGLREVHANQLLHLDLKPANIYLRTDGTPMLLDFGAARQTVNTDVPTLQPMYTPGFAAPELYVRGETLGPWTDIYSIGASMFACMAGAPPQPADQRRKDDRMEAHFARLDASCSPQLVRLVRWALQVDPLARPQSVFALQKALQEAVPAQTPAAPPAGGLAGFARRLAARFGRPASAPDTLQS; the protein is encoded by the coding sequence ATGGCTGCACAAAACAACGCCCCATTGCCGGATGGGATGGCTTTAGCTGGATACCGCATTGTAAAGAAAATTGCGTCAGGCGGGTTCAGTATTGTTTATCTCGCCTATGACGGGGACGGCAATGCGGTCGCCATCAAGGAGTATTTACCAAGCGCCCTCGCGCTGCGTCAAGAGGGGGAACTGGCGCCGGCCGTGTCGAAATCGAACCTGCCGGTGTTCCGCATCGGCCTGAAATGCTTCTTCGAAGAGGGCCGCGCACTGGCCCGCATCGCCCATCCGAATGTTGTAAGAGTGTTGAATTTCTTCCGCGCCAATGACACGGTTTACATGGTCATGGCCTACGAATCGGGTCATTCGTTGCAGGAACACATCGGTCGCCAGCGCGCCAGGGGCCGCCCGATCGGCGAGGCCTTCATCCGCCAGATCTTTACCCAGGTACTGAAAGGGCTGCGCGAGGTGCATGCCAACCAGCTGCTGCACCTGGACCTGAAACCGGCCAACATCTACCTGCGCACCGACGGCACGCCGATGCTGCTCGACTTCGGTGCCGCGCGCCAGACCGTCAATACCGACGTGCCCACCCTGCAGCCCATGTACACGCCCGGCTTCGCCGCGCCCGAACTGTACGTGCGCGGCGAAACGCTGGGGCCGTGGACCGACATCTACAGCATCGGCGCGTCGATGTTCGCCTGCATGGCCGGGGCGCCGCCGCAGCCGGCCGACCAGCGCAGGAAGGACGACCGCATGGAAGCGCATTTCGCCCGGCTCGACGCAAGCTGCTCGCCGCAGCTGGTGCGCCTGGTGCGCTGGGCGTTGCAGGTCGACCCGCTGGCGCGGCCGCAAAGCGTGTTCGCGCTGCAGAAGGCGCTGCAGGAAGCCGTGCCCGCCCAAACGCCCGCCGCGCCGCCGGCAGGTGGACTGGCCGGGTTCGCGCGCCGGCTGGCGGCCCGCTTCGGCCGTCCCGCGTCCGCACCGGACACGCTGCAATCGTAG
- the rdgB gene encoding RdgB/HAM1 family non-canonical purine NTP pyrophosphatase: MTQKLILASNNAGKLKEFNELLATVGFDVRAQGEYGVPEAEEPFFTFVENALAKARHASRLTGLPALADDSGVCVNALGGAPGVFSARYAGEPKSDARNSAKLIADLAAHDDMSAYYYCVLVFVRHADDPQPVIADGRWNGIIVPEARGEGGFGYDPHFYIPELGKCTAELAPEQKNRLSHRGQALRALVEKLK, from the coding sequence ATGACCCAAAAACTGATCCTCGCCTCGAACAACGCGGGCAAACTGAAGGAATTCAACGAACTGCTGGCCACCGTCGGTTTCGACGTGCGCGCCCAGGGCGAGTACGGCGTGCCGGAGGCGGAAGAGCCGTTCTTCACCTTCGTCGAAAACGCGCTCGCCAAGGCGCGTCACGCGTCGCGCCTGACCGGCCTGCCGGCGCTGGCGGATGACTCCGGCGTCTGCGTCAATGCACTGGGCGGTGCGCCCGGCGTGTTCTCGGCACGCTATGCGGGCGAGCCAAAGTCGGACGCGCGCAACAGCGCCAAGCTGATCGCCGACCTGGCCGCGCATGACGACATGTCCGCGTACTACTACTGCGTGCTGGTGTTCGTGCGCCACGCGGACGACCCGCAACCGGTCATCGCCGACGGCCGTTGGAACGGCATCATCGTGCCGGAAGCGCGCGGCGAGGGCGGCTTCGGCTACGACCCGCACTTCTACATCCCGGAACTGGGCAAGTGCACGGCCGAACTGGCGCCGGAACAGAAGAATCGCCTGTCCCATCGCGGCCAGGCCCTGCGGGCCCTGGTAGAGAAACTGAAATGA
- a CDS encoding YicC/YloC family endoribonuclease, whose translation MTGYAVATSESAAGTLTIEIKSVNSRFLDLQFRINDDLRALEPDLRSAIMAAITRGKVEIRLSFGRKAAGAGTQALNVPLLNELARLQGEVSKHFAGAQAMSVAELLRWPGVVEEAQIGQESLQADVAALMNRTVQAFVTSRQREGAALEAMLISRIEAMEGIVKRITPLIPQVVAAFQQKAIERMQEALGLASQGSNSSLSRQDAMERIRQEVILYGIRIDVAEELGRLSAHLSETRHILKKGGQVGKRLDFMMQELNREANTLGAKASVKELADASMELKLLIEQMREQVQNLE comes from the coding sequence ATGACGGGCTACGCGGTTGCCACCAGCGAAAGCGCGGCGGGAACTCTGACAATCGAGATCAAGAGTGTCAATTCCCGTTTTCTTGACCTCCAGTTTCGCATCAACGACGACCTGCGTGCCCTCGAACCCGACCTGCGTTCCGCCATCATGGCGGCCATCACCCGTGGCAAGGTCGAGATTCGTCTGAGTTTCGGCCGCAAGGCTGCCGGTGCCGGCACCCAGGCGCTCAATGTCCCCCTGCTTAATGAACTGGCGCGCCTGCAGGGCGAGGTCAGCAAGCACTTCGCCGGCGCCCAGGCGATGTCGGTGGCCGAATTGCTGCGCTGGCCCGGTGTCGTCGAGGAAGCGCAGATCGGCCAGGAGTCGCTGCAGGCCGACGTGGCCGCGCTGATGAACCGCACCGTGCAGGCCTTCGTCACCAGCCGCCAGCGCGAAGGGGCGGCACTGGAAGCCATGCTGATCTCCCGTATCGAGGCGATGGAAGGCATCGTCAAGCGCATCACCCCGCTGATCCCGCAGGTGGTGGCGGCGTTCCAGCAGAAGGCGATCGAGCGCATGCAGGAAGCGCTGGGGCTGGCGTCGCAGGGCTCGAACAGCAGCCTGTCGCGCCAGGACGCGATGGAGCGCATCCGCCAGGAAGTCATCCTGTACGGCATCCGCATCGACGTGGCCGAGGAGCTGGGCCGGCTGTCGGCGCACCTGTCGGAAACCCGTCACATCCTCAAGAAGGGCGGCCAGGTCGGCAAGCGGCTGGACTTCATGATGCAGGAACTGAACCGCGAAGCGAACACGCTGGGCGCCAAGGCCTCCGTCAAGGAACTGGCGGACGCGTCGATGGAGCTGAAGCTCTTGATCGAGCAGATGCGCGAGCAGGTGCAGAACCTGGAATAA